ATGGAAAGCCGCTTTTCCTGTCCCGTCCGGTCGATCAGATTGCCGATCTGGTCGATAATATCCGCGAAACACCGGATAGCCGCCGCCTGATCGTGTCCGCCTGGAACCCCGGCGAAGTGCCGGACATGGCGCTGCCGCCATGCCATACGCTGTGGCAGGTACGGATCATCGGATGCAAGATGCATCTGCAACTTTATCAGCGTTCCGCGGATATGTTCCTCGGCGTGCCGTTCAACATCGCCTCTTATGCGCTGTTGCTGGCCATGCTGGCGCGGGTCACAGGCTATGAGCCGGGCCATTTCATCCATACGATCGGCGATGCGCATATCTATTCCAACCATATGGAGCAGGTGAAAACCCAGCTTGCCCGAACACCCGGCAAGCTCCCGGAACTGCGCATCCTCAGGACGCCCGAATCCATATTCGATTTCCGGTTCGAGGATTTCGAGTTTCTGAACTACGATCCCGCCCCCGCGATCAAGGCGCCGGTGGCGGTCTGATGCTGACTTTGATCGTTGCCCGGGCCCGGAACGATGCGATTGGCCGGGATGGCGATATTCCCTGGCACATTCCCCAGGATCTGGCCTTCTTCAAGCGCGAAACCCTTGGAGGCGCATTGATCATGGGTCGCAGGACATGGGAAAGCCTGCCGGTCAGGCCGTTGAAGAACCGGCTGAATCTGGTGGTCTCTTCGACGCTTGATGCGCCGGACCATGCCGTTTCCGATCTGGATACCGCGATCCGCACGGCGCAACGGGCAGGTTATGCGCGGATATACGGTATCGGCGGCGCACGGATCTATCGGGACCTCATGCCCATGGCCGACCGCCTGCTGATTTCCGAGGTTGATATGGCCGTCGAAGACGCAGACACATTTTTCCCCCGGCCCGAGGAAGGGCAATGGGAAAAGCGCAGTTGCATGACCCTCAGCACGGATGAACCGGCCTGTGTCGTGCAGGAGTGGCTGCGAAAAGCCCCGGCCTGACAGGGTTTCCGCCCGCGCTGCTACACCGGCTGAACCCTGTCAGGACTCAGCCAGCCTCCTTCACCGCCGCAATCCAGTCCGAAATCACCTTTCGGCTTTCGCTTTCATCCAGCCACGGGATGTGCGCACGGTCAGGCACCTCGGCAAAGATCAGATCCGGGCGTTGCCGCCGCATCTCAGCCGCGGTCTCGGGTGACAGAAGATCCGAATTCGCCCCACGGAGAAGCGCCACCGGGAAGCCCTGCGTCGCCTGCCAGAGCGGCCAGAGATCCGGTGCATCGCCCTCAAACGCGGCAATAAACGACTCGCGAAGCGTGGGATCGTATTTGATCTTCAGTCCGTCCGGCGTTTCATAGTAATGGCGTTCCGCATCCTGAATCCAGCGGCCTTCCGGCACATTGGCGAAACCGGGGCTGGCAGCGGGCAGTTTCGCTGTGAGTTCCTCATAGCTGCGGGCATTCGGATTACGTCCGATATACTCGAAAATCCGCTCAAGACCTGTCTGTTCGACCACCGGCCCGACATCGTTCAGGCACAGCCCCGACATGCGGTCATGCGCGGTCGCCGCCATAAACAATCCGATCAGACCGCCGCGCGACGTGCCAAGCACGGCAGCTTTCTCAAGCCCCAGATGATCAAGCAACTGCACCGCATCCTGAGCCTCGCGCGGCACGGTATAGCTGGCCAGCCCGGTATAATCCGACTGACCGCGTCCGCGATAATCCATGCGGATCATCCGGCACCCATCCAGATAGGGGGCGACATAGTCGAAATCGGCCATATTGCGGCTCAGACCAGCAAGGCACAGTACCGGCAGCCCGGTCCCCTCATCGCTATAGGCCAGCTTCGCGCCGTCATCCGCTTCGAAAAAATCGCTCATCTCTCACCCTGGTTCAAATATCCCGGGGTCCGGGGCAGAGCCCCGGTCCGGCGTTACAGGTTTTCGCTCTGCGGCATGCCGAGGACGTGATAACCGCCATCGACCATGACAATCTCACCCGTGGTGGCGGCGGCCCAATCGCTTGTCAGCCAGACGGCGGTGCCGCCAATGGTTTCCAGCGTCGCGTTGCTGCGCATCGGCGCATTCGCAGCGGTGTGACGGAATGTCTTGCGTGCCCCGCCGATTGCGGCGCCGGCCAGCGTTTTCATCGGGCCGGGGCTGATCGCATTGACCCGGATGCCGTCCGGACCCAGATCATTGGCCAGATAGCGGACACTCGCCTCAAGCGCGGCTTTCGCAACCCCCATGACGTTATAAAACGGGGTCACGCGGTTCGATCCGCCATAAGTCAGGGTGGTGATCGAGCTGCCTTCGGACATCAGCGGATGCGCTCGCCGTGCGATGTCGATCAGAGAGTAACAGGAAATATCCAACGAATTCTTGAAATTCGCCCGGGTGGTGTTCATGAACCGTCCCGTCAGCTCATCCTTGCTGGAATAGGCGATGGCATGGATCAGGAAATCCAGCTTCCCCCAATGCTCCTCAATCCTCGAAAACGCCGCATCGAGGCTGGCATCATCGGTGACATCCACATCCACCAGAAGATCCGAGCCGAGCGATTCTGCCAGCGGGGCCACGCGCTGCGCGAACATGTCCCCCTGATAAGAAAAGCCAAGTTCCGCACCCTGGTCGGCAAGTGCTCTGGCGATCCCCCAGGCGATGGATCGGTCATTGGCGACCCCCATGACCAGACCGCGTTTGCCCTTCAGAAGATCGCCCATCCTGCTGTCACTCCGCGTATTTCGACATCACCAGCGTCGCATTGGTTCCGCCAAAGCCGAAGCTGTTGGACAGGACCGAGTCGAATTCGACATTATCGACGCGCTGTGTGGCGATTTCCTCGGGTTTCAGTTCGGGGTCAAGATCGGCGACATTTGCAGAGGCGGTGATGAAGCCATTCTGCATCATAAGCAAAGAGTAGATCGCTTCGTGAACGCCGGTGGCTCCGAGGCTGTGACCCGTCAGCGATTTGGTCGAGCTGACAGGCGGGGTCGTCCCTTCGCCAAAGACACGGCGGATCGCCTTTATCTCGCCGATATCGCCAACCGGGGTCGAGGTGCCATGCGAATTGATATAGCTGATCTTGCGGCCCTCCGGCAGGGTTTCAAGCGCCACCCGCATGGATCTTTCGCCACCCTCGCCAGAGGGCGCAACCATGTCATACCCGTCCGACGTCGCGCCATACCCTGTAACCTCGGCATAGATCTTCGCGCCACGGGCCTTGGCGTGTTCCAGTTCCTCAAGCACAAGAACGCCGCCGCCACCGGCAATGACGAATCCGTCACGGCTGACATCATAGGGCCGGGATGCGGTCTCCGGGGTGTCGTTATATTTCGAGGACATCGCACCCATTGCGTCGAACAGGCAGGAGAGCGTCCAGTCCAGCTCTTCTCCGCCGCCAGCGAAGACGATATCCTGCTTACCCATCTGGATCTGTTCGACTCCGTTGCCGATGCAATGCGCGGATGTCGAGCAGGCCGAGGTGATCGAATAATTCACGCCTTTGATCTTGAACGGGGTGGCAAGACAGGCAGAGTTGGTCGACGACATGCAGCGCGTGACCATGAACGGTCCCATCCGTTTTGGGGCGCCTTTTTCGATAACGATCTGATGCGCATCGAAGAAATTCGATGTGGACGGGCCGCCTGATCCCATGACAAGCCCGGTGCGCGGGTTCGAGACATCGCTCTCTTCCAGTCCGGAATCGGTAATCGCCTGCTGCATCGCAATGAAATTATAGGCGGCACCCGGACCCATGAAGCGCAGATTGCGCTTGTCGATATGATCCTCAAGCGTGATCTGGGGCATTCCATGAACCTGACTGCGAAAGCCGTGCTCGGCATAGTCAGGCGCGAAGACGATGCCCGAGCGGCCCTGCTTCAGGCTTTCAGTGACCTCTTCGGCATTATTTCCAATGGGTGAGACGATCCCCAACCCGGTGATGACGACGCGGCGCATTCACGCTCCTCTTCCCGTTCGTTCAAGGGTCTTGCCCCGTTGATCCTAGAGATAGTCCCGTGGGGACAAAGGCACAACCCCGCCAGTGCACCGCATTGTTTTTGCCATGTTTTCAGCCTGTGCGACGCGGCCCTGTCTCTTCACTCCATCCGGGCCGTTTCGTTAGACCGCTCTTCGGGTGCCGCGTTCCGGGGTGATCCGCCGCGAAGATAGCGCAGCGCATGGGCAAATCCGGCCAGAAGCGCGGCCTCTGCAAGAAGCTTCAGCGCCTCTTCCGCGATATTGGCCCAGTTATAGAGTGACTCCGCCAGTCCCTCGGGCAGACCGAACCAAGTCAGTAACTCGTTTCCGTTGCTCAGTGCATCGAAGCCGGTTTGCAGTACCGTGAGCGCGAAGGCGGCAACCATGAATGGCACCAGCCCGGGGATGCGTGTCACCTCATGGCGGTAAAAGAACAATATCGCGACGCCGATCAGCCCATAGGCGAGGATGATCAGATCGTCGATCCGGTCGGTCACGGCGGTTTCAGTTATTCCCGTAATCCGATGAATGGTCTGGTCCATCGCCTCGTGAATCTGAAAGCTTTCATCGAGGAACAGAAAGAAAAACGCGACGGAGAGCAGAAGCCACAGATTTTCCGGGGCGGACAGGCGGAAGGGTTGCCCGGATCTGCGTACTTGCCAGATCCTGAAATTGGTCAGCCCGATCAGCGCCAGCAAAATGCCGGAAACCACGGTCCCGATCTTGCCCTCACCGAAATGATCCGTGATGTCGCCTTCTGCCGCACCAAGCAGCACCGCGAGGAGAATAAAACAAATTGTTCCGAGAACGGTTCTTCTGAACGTGAAAAAATGCAAAACAATACCTCCTTGAATACAAGGAGATAGGAATTGTTCATCTGAATTTCTAGGGTTGCGGCCTGGAGCGGCGAAATCCTGTTGTTAACTTTCCGACAGGGCGACCTTCATGTCTTTGACCTGATAGATCACCTCGCCATCCGCTTCGACAATGCCATCGGCAACGCCCATCGTCAGGCGGCGCGTCTGCACTGCCTTGGTGAAATCCACCTTATAGGTCAGCATCTTGCGGTCGGGGCGGACCATGCCGGTCAGTTTGACCTCACCGACGCCCAAAGCATAGCCGCGACCCTTCCAGCCCCGCCAGCCCAGATTGAAGCCGGTAAGCTGCCAAAGCCCGTCGAGCCCAAGGCATCCCGGCATGATCGGGTTTCCCGGAAAATGGCAGTCGAAGAACCACAATTCGGGAGTGATATCGAATTCCGCGATAACGTGTCCCTTGCCATGAGCGCCTGCATCTTCCGAAATATCGGTGATACGGTCCATCATCAGCATCGGAGGCTCGGGAAGCTGCGCATTGCCGGGGCCGAATAATTCACCGCGGGCGCAGGCCAGCAAATCATCCTTGTCGAATTGGGTTTTCTGCATCGGCATGCCTGGATCAGCCCTCCATTGGCTGGCGTTTTGTGTCAGGTGACGCGACGCTTATCATTTGCGCTGCGTCACGTGCAAGCTTGTGCTCAATACCACTGACCCGGCTCCATCAGTCCCAGATCCATCAACTGCTGTGCACGCCACTCGAACCGGCATGAGTTGCGCCATGTGAAGCCCGGGATTTCATCGCGCGAGCCGGGATTGTTGACCAATGCCTTGGCGACGCGAAAAGATGCTACGGCGGCAGTGAGGCTGTTATGCCAAGGGCAGGCATAGGTATTATATTCTTCGTCGCTGAACCGGTGATCGGGCAGCAACTTCAAGCTCTCGCGTGATCTGAACAGGGCGATCCGATCGATACGGCGGCGGGATTCCGGGATAAATTCTTCGAACCGCCAGCGTAGTCCGCCGTGAAAATCAAGCTGTCGTTCCATTACTTTTCCGTCGGGATCCTTGCGACCGAGCGCATAATATCCGATGCGGTCGAACATCGCTTCTTCAAGACTGACTGCATTGGGGAAGCGCGACAGATCCGGTGCGTAAAGATCAATTACATAGCTCAGCACGGCGCTACGCCGTTCTTCGGCATTGAAGGCGAGCATCTCAGCGATACGCCTTGTTTCGGAAAACGGAAAGAACAGATACTCAGCATTATAGCCGTAATAGATCCAACTTCCCGCGGGTGCGGCCGCGTTCACGGCATTGACGGCGTTTACATGAGCATGGGGATGGCGCGTATCAAAGAGCAGATTATACACCCCTTCTGTTTTATTCAGCTTAGCAACGGGCTCCGGCGAGACGGCAAGGATCGTGCGAAACCCCAGCATGCAGACGTGATCCAGTGTTGAGTGGATCTCGATATTGTCCTCGCATATGATGATTGCGATCGGTCCGACAAGAAGCTTGGAATTTCCGTTCAGAAAGTGCTGCAAGTGCTCAGCCATCAAGCAGATCCCTGATCTGTGCGATGTAGGTCGCTTTATCGGCTTGTGGAGTGATCGCCGGACTGTCATCCGCAGTGTCTTCTGCCGCTTCAGCGCTTTGCTCAGTTTCTGGCGAGACGGATAATGTCGGAGTACTCTCGTGCGCATCTGCCTCGGCCAGAACGGTTTCGATTCGCGCTGTCAGACGATCGACTTCCCGGCTTGTCAGCGGCGTCGCGGAGACGTGCAGTTCCGCGATCCGCTGCCGGATCGCCACCGTCGAAAAATCCTCTGCGTTCAGCAGGGGTGAAACCGCATCGCTTACCAATGCACGCGCTTCTTCGAATGCGCGTTGCTCGGCCTCGGCGGTGATTTCGGCGCGTGCTCTGGCATTCGCGGCAGCGATAGCGGCTTCGGCGACCCGTTCGGTTTCCTGCGCCATCTCGCTGCCTGTCTCTGGCGGAAGCGCTGCGTCGCGCGGGGCAGGGGTCGATTCGGGCTCTGCCGGTTGCGGCGGTTCCTCGACGGGCGCTTCGGTGATCTCCGTCATGTCGGGTTCTGCATATTCGCTTACTGTCTCGTCAGAAGCCTCATTTTCAGCAGGGTCTTCCGATGAAACCGCGTCTTCGGGCTGCGCCTGTTCGGGCAGGAAATCCCGCAAGCGCTCTGGCAAACGCTCAGGGTTGGACCAGCCCCACCATCCCGCGCTTACAAGCGCGAGCAGGGCAATGGTCAAGGCAATCATTCTGTTCATGCGCGGCCTTCCAGCATCTTGCGGTTGTTCTGCCATAAGCCAATGCCCGCGGAAACCCCGTCAGATCGTCGCGCGAAATTGTGAATCCGGTTGAAAGCGCCCGTTTTACTGCCTATTTTGTCCGCCATTCAACTCACCATAAAAGGAATCCGACCATAGCTCGTCGTCCACATAATGCGCCGCCCCCGAACCGTGACTCTGGCCCCCGCGTCAATGAAAGAATCCGTGTTGCCGAAATCCGCCTGATTGGTGCGGATGGAGAAAATGTCGGAGTCGTTTCGCCGTCGCGCGGTCTGGAACTAGCTCAGGAGGCCGGCCTGGATCTGGTCGAGATATCGCCCAACGCTTCCCCTCCGGTCTGCAAGATCATGGATCTTGGCAAGTTCAAATATGAACAGCAGAAGCGCGAGGCAGAGGCCCGCAAGAAGCAGAAAGTCATCGACATCAAGGAAGTGAAGTTCCGTCCCGGTACGGATACGCATGACTATGATGTGAAGATGCGCAATGTCATGAAGTTCCTTGAGGCGGGCGACAAGGTGAAGGTCACCCTGCGCTTCCGTGGCCGTGAGATGGCGCATCAGGATCTCGGACTGGACCTGCTGAACCGCGTGCGTGACGATATCGGCGAGGCGGGCAAGATCGAGAACATGCCGAAGCTTGAGGGCCGGCAAATGGTCATGATGATCGCGCCCCGCTAGGGCCGGTCAGTAAAAAGGGGGCCGCCTTCGGGCGGCCTTTTGCAGATGAATCCGGAAATTTTGATTCTCAGGGATGATGGCGCCGATCCCAATCTGCCGCTTCCTTCCTATGAAACCGAGGGCGCGGCGGGTGCGGATCTGCGGGCGGATCTTGGCGGTGGCGAGATCTCTCTGGCTCCGCTTGAGCGCAGGCTGATCCCGACGGGGCTGAAAATGCAGATCCCTCAGGGCTATGAGGTGCAGGTCAGGGCGCGGTCCGGCGCGGCATTGCGTGACGGGCTGTCTCTGGTCAACGGGGTCGGCACGATTGATGCCGATTATCGCGGACCGGTCGGCGTGATCGCGATCAACCTGTCCGACCGTCCGCTGACCATCAGACATGGCGACCGCATTGCGCAGATCGTCGTGGCGCCGGTCTCGCGTGCCTCTTTCTCGCTGACCGCGCATATCAGCGAAACCGGACGCGGCGGCGGCGGATTCGGCTCTACCGGGCGGGGCTGAGTACATGGCGCTGCTTCTGCCGCTTGGCTTGCTCAGCGTGGCGGCGGTTGCATGGATCATGGGGTGGGGCGTTCTGCGCGTCCTGCTTGGTCTGCTGGTCATGTGGCTGGTGGTGCTCGGCTTCATGCTGGCGGCACCTGCGGCCGAGATAAGAAGCTTCAGCAACGCGGATATCCGGACATGGCTGGCGACCGGCGTGTTTCTGGCCATCATTCTGGGCTATATGGCGGTTCTTCGCAGGCTCCGCGCCGGGGCAGAGGCGCGATGGGGCGATCCGCAGGCGCGGGCGAACGAAGTTCCGTCAGATGCCGGTGCTGCGGATGACACGCTGGACCGCTATGCGCGGCATTACGTATTGCGCGAAATCGGCGGGCCGGGGCAGGCAAGGCTGCGCGATGCTTCCGTGCTGCTGATCGGCGCGGGCGGGCTTGGGGCGCCTGCATCGCTTTATCTGGCGGCGGCGGGTGTGGGCAGGCTGACCATTGCCGACCCTGATGTGATCAGTGTCTCGAACCTGCAACGCCAGATCATCTATCGCACCCGCGATGCCGGTCAGCCCAAAGCGGCGCTCTCTGCCGAGGCTTTGCGGGCGCTGAACCCTCATGTCGAGATCGCGGCGCTGCAACGGCGGATCGGTGAGGACGACGCCGATCTGATCGCAAATCATGACCTTGTTCTGGATGGAGGCGACAGTTTCGCGGACCGTACCGCGATAAACGCCGCCTGTGTCCGCGCCGGAGTGCCGCTGATCTCTGGGTCGATTGCGCAATGGGAGGGGCAGTTGACCGTCTATGATCCGGCACGGGATGCG
This sequence is a window from Paracoccus aerodenitrificans. Protein-coding genes within it:
- the fabB gene encoding beta-ketoacyl-ACP synthase I, which gives rise to MRRVVITGLGIVSPIGNNAEEVTESLKQGRSGIVFAPDYAEHGFRSQVHGMPQITLEDHIDKRNLRFMGPGAAYNFIAMQQAITDSGLEESDVSNPRTGLVMGSGGPSTSNFFDAHQIVIEKGAPKRMGPFMVTRCMSSTNSACLATPFKIKGVNYSITSACSTSAHCIGNGVEQIQMGKQDIVFAGGGEELDWTLSCLFDAMGAMSSKYNDTPETASRPYDVSRDGFVIAGGGGVLVLEELEHAKARGAKIYAEVTGYGATSDGYDMVAPSGEGGERSMRVALETLPEGRKISYINSHGTSTPVGDIGEIKAIRRVFGEGTTPPVSSTKSLTGHSLGATGVHEAIYSLLMMQNGFITASANVADLDPELKPEEIATQRVDNVEFDSVLSNSFGFGGTNATLVMSKYAE
- the infC gene encoding translation initiation factor IF-3 yields the protein MNPVESARFTAYFVRHSTHHKRNPTIARRPHNAPPPNRDSGPRVNERIRVAEIRLIGADGENVGVVSPSRGLELAQEAGLDLVEISPNASPPVCKIMDLGKFKYEQQKREAEARKKQKVIDIKEVKFRPGTDTHDYDVKMRNVMKFLEAGDKVKVTLRFRGREMAHQDLGLDLLNRVRDDIGEAGKIENMPKLEGRQMVMMIAPR
- a CDS encoding thymidylate synthase; the protein is MQQYHQALKTVLEHGELSTDRTGTGTVSYFGMQSRYDLAEGFPLVTTKKLHLRSIIHELLWFLAGDTNIGYLKQNKVSIWDEWADENGDLGPVYGHQWRRFPALQPTGQTQDGKPLFLSRPVDQIADLVDNIRETPDSRRLIVSAWNPGEVPDMALPPCHTLWQVRIIGCKMHLQLYQRSADMFLGVPFNIASYALLLAMLARVTGYEPGHFIHTIGDAHIYSNHMEQVKTQLARTPGKLPELRILRTPESIFDFRFEDFEFLNYDPAPAIKAPVAV
- the fabA gene encoding bifunctional 3-hydroxydecanoyl-ACP dehydratase/trans-2-decenoyl-ACP isomerase, producing the protein MPMQKTQFDKDDLLACARGELFGPGNAQLPEPPMLMMDRITDISEDAGAHGKGHVIAEFDITPELWFFDCHFPGNPIMPGCLGLDGLWQLTGFNLGWRGWKGRGYALGVGEVKLTGMVRPDRKMLTYKVDFTKAVQTRRLTMGVADGIVEADGEVIYQVKDMKVALSES
- a CDS encoding HesA/MoeB/ThiF family protein, yielding MALLLPLGLLSVAAVAWIMGWGVLRVLLGLLVMWLVVLGFMLAAPAAEIRSFSNADIRTWLATGVFLAIILGYMAVLRRLRAGAEARWGDPQARANEVPSDAGAADDTLDRYARHYVLREIGGPGQARLRDASVLLIGAGGLGAPASLYLAAAGVGRLTIADPDVISVSNLQRQIIYRTRDAGQPKAALSAEALRALNPHVEIAALQRRIGEDDADLIANHDLVLDGGDSFADRTAINAACVRAGVPLISGSIAQWEGQLTVYDPARDAPCMSCVFPEPPAPGLVLPCAEAGVAGPLPGVIGSMMALEAIKHLTGAGPVLRGEMLIYDGLYGETRKIRLHRRSDCPVCSGLAQPQPEA
- the dut gene encoding dUTP diphosphatase, with the protein product MNPEILILRDDGADPNLPLPSYETEGAAGADLRADLGGGEISLAPLERRLIPTGLKMQIPQGYEVQVRARSGAALRDGLSLVNGVGTIDADYRGPVGVIAINLSDRPLTIRHGDRIAQIVVAPVSRASFSLTAHISETGRGGGGFGSTGRG
- a CDS encoding dihydrofolate reductase, producing the protein MLTLIVARARNDAIGRDGDIPWHIPQDLAFFKRETLGGALIMGRRTWESLPVRPLKNRLNLVVSSTLDAPDHAVSDLDTAIRTAQRAGYARIYGIGGARIYRDLMPMADRLLISEVDMAVEDADTFFPRPEEGQWEKRSCMTLSTDEPACVVQEWLRKAPA
- a CDS encoding alpha/beta fold hydrolase encodes the protein MSDFFEADDGAKLAYSDEGTGLPVLCLAGLSRNMADFDYVAPYLDGCRMIRMDYRGRGQSDYTGLASYTVPREAQDAVQLLDHLGLEKAAVLGTSRGGLIGLFMAATAHDRMSGLCLNDVGPVVEQTGLERIFEYIGRNPNARSYEELTAKLPAASPGFANVPEGRWIQDAERHYYETPDGLKIKYDPTLRESFIAAFEGDAPDLWPLWQATQGFPVALLRGANSDLLSPETAAEMRRQRPDLIFAEVPDRAHIPWLDESESRKVISDWIAAVKEAG
- a CDS encoding enoyl-ACP reductase FabI; the protein is MGDLLKGKRGLVMGVANDRSIAWGIARALADQGAELGFSYQGDMFAQRVAPLAESLGSDLLVDVDVTDDASLDAAFSRIEEHWGKLDFLIHAIAYSSKDELTGRFMNTTRANFKNSLDISCYSLIDIARRAHPLMSEGSSITTLTYGGSNRVTPFYNVMGVAKAALEASVRYLANDLGPDGIRVNAISPGPMKTLAGAAIGGARKTFRHTAANAPMRSNATLETIGGTAVWLTSDWAAATTGEIVMVDGGYHVLGMPQSENL